A DNA window from Candidatus Poribacteria bacterium contains the following coding sequences:
- the rpmB gene encoding 50S ribosomal protein L28: protein MARRCYMSGKGPKVINNVSHANNRTKRRQLPNLQPVRVYDPETGQYRRRRVAARVIRTLDKQGLLARAPRVDSEGDSA, encoded by the coding sequence ATGGCGCGACGCTGCTACATGTCCGGCAAGGGACCCAAGGTCATCAACAACGTCTCGCATGCGAACAACCGGACGAAGAGGCGTCAGTTGCCGAACCTGCAGCCCGTGCGCGTCTACGACCCGGAGACCGGGCAGTACCGCCGCCGTCGCGTCGCAGCTCGCGTGATTCGTACCCTCGACAAGCAGGGACTCCTGGCGCGCGCCCCGCGCGTCGATTCCGAGGGCGACTCCGCCTAG